The Syngnathus typhle isolate RoL2023-S1 ecotype Sweden linkage group LG3, RoL_Styp_1.0, whole genome shotgun sequence genome window below encodes:
- the LOC133151225 gene encoding testis-expressed protein 2-like isoform X2 — MTFARIVKSPEYHEHLKLDSALGRCTSPAGLNGTENTRLSGSTAMTSRHPSHAESTYSTNKQPPALASKLHVHRSDSNETLTIHFSALGKEEEEEEEELYTTSASSTSTTQDELNIVTGVEASEEMFEAQQSEPLVDVAPTSHSIRPSPLSTSHTTSLTNLAEQKGTSSNSSPTKSLSFPSADKSLLSLVKSFSSDIESKDGVSSIPASSTRHRHLMKSLVKSLSSDTSQDSSTYRLSESRLNLQLFKQFTQSRMQNATTSAASDSKTVPSSPLVSPDNRSFFKVSEVEARIEDTKRRFSEAIYEPLQLLSKMMDEKTSSSVSRPKALPASASGLCNLNSVNDQLESNNNDCIKEEEGSVLEGEIPNSGTSDPASVAPFEVKSPNKSSSFPISLDKCSMSALAKQEDEDFCILYSEDFESCTTDTDADVGTGTGRQPQEPLSGTTEPCSENESEDTEPSPSVPHYTLFILTLLVYGCFTLPLPDHVRGMLLGVALGFFVALGVVWLTGPKLERPFRYSAKYGKSWNLTQLDIKEPEIFKGWMNEITNYDPETYHATLTHSVFVRLEGSIIRLSKPNHNIARRAIHNEPKPDVTYISQKIYDLTNSKVHLVPESLARKRIWNKKYPICIELGKQDDFISKVEGDPSENREGTGGTQEPTRPMSSSRDLTLYLFGRTGREKEEWFQRFMSASMLKVDLKKVASPASSKSALSSHSRSSSRSSMDDVLASQPKTKDSPTVGSAKTHLLDYNVYMASLLTKPVALGSSTPSAELICPQSSPGAEKKLQSPTATQEQLKEEAEDPVAWVNAAVGRLFWDFLREPYWAEVVSKKIQMKLSKIRLPYFMNELTLTELDMGVATPRILGASNPLIDYKGLWFDLDISYSGSFLMTLETKMNLIRLGKEGESLRFGEDGSRPRTYCLADSDEESSSAGSSDEEDATEQSNEVPGAEGYTFVGGHKPSKIMRFVDKITKSKYFQKATETEFIKKKMEEVSNTPLLLTVELQKLQGTLAVNIPPPPSDRIWYGFRKPPHLELKARPKLGEREVTLAHVTDWIEKKLEQELQKIFVMPNMDDVWLTIMHSAMDQRTAAGPSAWSAVDQEPSHPERDSTS, encoded by the exons ATGACATTTGCACGAATTGTG AAGTCGCCTGAATATCATGAACATTTGAAACTTGACTCTGCGCTGGGCAGATGTACGTCCCCTGCTGGATTGAATGGCACTGAGAATACAAG ATTAAGTGGGAGTACTGCGATGACTAGCCGGCACCCTAGCCATGCAGAAAGCACTTACTCCACAAACAAACAACCACCCGCTTTGGCCTCTAAGCTCCATGTCCATCGATCTGACTCAAATGAGACCCTTACAATCCACTTCTCAGCTCTtgggaaggaggaagaggaggaggaggaagagctgtATACAACATCGGCCTCTTCCACATCTACCACTCAGgatgaattaaatattgtgaCAGGAGTTGAGGCTAGTGAGGAGATGTTTGAAGCACAGCAATCAGAGCCTTTAGTTGATGTGGCTCCCACATCCCACTCTATCAGACCTTCACCACTTTCCACTTCTCACACAACTTCATTGACGAATCTCGCTGAGCAAAAAGGCACAAGTTCGAATTCGTCGCCCACTAAATCTTTGAGCTTTCCCTCAGCTGATAAGTCTTTACTAAGTTTAGTGAAATCTTTTTCCTCTGACATTGAGTCTAAAGATGGAGTTTCTTCTATTCCAGCCTCCTCAACAAGGCACAGGCATCTCATGAAATCTCTGGTTAAATCTTTATCATCGGACACATCTCAGGACTCGTCAACCTATCGCCTTTCAGAGTCCCGCCTTAATCTGCAACTCTTCAAACAATTCACTCAGTCCAGGATGCAGAATGCCACGACATCAGCAGCTAGTGATTCAAAAACAGTCCCTTCTTCACCACTAGTTTCACCAGACAATCGCAGCTTCTTTAAAGTTTCAGAGGTTGAAGCACGAATTGAAGACACTAAGCGTCGTTTCTCCGAGGCCATTTATGAACCACTTCAACTTCTGAGCAAGATGATGGATGAGAAGACCAGCAGCAGCGTTAGTCGACCTAAGGCTCTACCTGCCAGTGCATCCGGACTCTGCAACCTGAATTCTGTCAATGACCAACTTGAGAGCAACAATAATGACTGCATCAAAGAGGAAGAAGGCAGTGTATTGGAGGGGGAAATTCCAAACAGTGGAACCTCTGATCCAGCCTCTGTTGCACCTTTTGAAGTTAAGAGCCCTAACAAATCATCCTCATTCCCGATATCTTTGGACAAGTGTTCCATGTCTGCTCTTGCGAAACAAGAGGATGAAGACTTTTGTATTTTGTACAGCGAGGACTTTGAATCTTGTACTACTGACACTGATGCTGATGTTGGTACTGGAACTGGTAGGCAGCCTCAAGAGCCATTAAGCGGTACTACTGAACCTTGCAGCGAGAATGAATCTGAAGATACTGAGCCCTCCCCTAGTGTTCCTCACTATACCCTTTTCATCCTTACTCTTCTGGTCTATGGGTGTTTTACATTGCCTTTGCCAGACCATGTCAGAGGGATGCTGCTTGGAGTGGCTTTAGGATTCTTTGTAGCCTTAGGAGTTGTGTGGCTGACTGGACCAAAACTTGAGAGACCGTTCAGATATTCTGCAAAATATGGGAAATCTTGGAATCTTACACAATTAGATATTAAAGAACCAGAAATCTTCAAG ggCTGGATGAATGAAATTACAAACTACGACCCAGAAACCTACCATGCCACATTAACACACTCTGTGTTTGTCCGCTTGGAGGGCTCCATCATCCGTCTGTCCAAACCAAACCACAATATTGCTCGACGTGCCATACACAATGAACCAAAACCAGATGTGACCTACATCAGTCAGAAGATCTATGATCTAACAAACAGCAAA GTCCATCTCGTGCCTGAGAGCCTAGCCAGGAAACGCATATGGAACAAAAAATATCCCATCTGCATTGAACTTGGCAAACAGGATGATTTCATATCTAAAGTGGAAGGTGACCCCAGTGAGAACAGAGAAGGGACAGGAGGAACGCAAGAGCCGACCCGGCCAATGTCTTCCAGTCGAGATCTGACTCTGTATCTGTTTGGAAGGACTGGGAGGGAGAAGGAGGAGTGGTTCCAGAGATTTATGTCAGCTTCTATGCTTAAGGTGGATTTGAAGAAAGTTGCAAGTCCTGCAAGCTCCAAAAGTG CTCTGAGCTCTCACAGTCGTAGTAGTAGTCGCAGCAGTATGGATGATGTCTTGGCATCACAGCCCAAGACAAAAGATTCCCCAACAGTAGGCAGTGCCAAAACCCACTTGTTGGACTACAATGTCTACATGGCTTCATTATTGACAAAACCAGTTGCACTCGGATCCTCAACTCCCAGCGCTGAACTCATCTGTCCCCAGAGCAGCCCTGGAGCTGAAAAGAAG CTTCAAAGCCCCACCGCAACGCAGGAACAGCtcaaggaggaggcggaggatccCGTTGCCTGGGTGAATGCAGCTGTTGGTCGACTCTTCTGGGATTTTTTGCGGGAGCCTTACTGGGCTGAAGTTGTCTCCAAGAAGATTCAAATGAAACTCAGCAAGATACGG tTGCCATACTTCATGAATGAGCTAACCCTGACAGAACTAGACATGGGTGTGGCTACACCGAGGATCCTTGGAGCATCCAATCCTTTAATTGACTACAAAG GTCTGTGGTTTGACTTGGACATTTCCTACAGTGGGTCCTTCCTGATGACCCTTGAGACTAAGATGAACCTGATTCGCCTGGGCAAGGAAGGAGAAAGCCTCCGTTTCGGGGAAGATGG GTCCAGACCCCGAACATACTGCCTGGCTGACAGTGACGAAGAGTCTTCCAGTGCAGGCTCGTCAGATGAAGAAGATGCCACTGAGCAATCAAATGAAGTTCCTGGAGCGGAAGG CTATACTTTTGTTGGAGGCCACAAACCCAGCAAAATCATGCGCTTTGTTGACAAGATCACAAAGTCCAAATACTTCCAGAAAGCCACGGAGACAGAGTTCATCAAAAAGAAGATGGAAGAGGTATCCAACACGCCTCTCCTCTTAACAGTGGAGTTGCAGAAACTCCAAGGAACTCTTGCTGTCAACATACCTCCCCCGCCCAGTGACAGGATTTG gtaTGGCTTTAGAAAGCCACCCCACTTGGAACTGAAGGCACGACCAAAACTGGGAGAAAGAGAAGTCACTCTGGCTCATGTTACTGATTGGATTGAGAAAAAACTGGAACAGGAGCTGCAG AAAATTTTTGTAATGCCAAACATGGATGATGTGTGGCTGACTATCATGCACTCAGCTATGGACCAACGAACTGCTGCTGGCCCTTCGGCTTGGTCTGCAGTGGACCAAGAGCCGTCTCACCCGGAGAGGGACAGCACCAGCTAG
- the LOC133151225 gene encoding testis-expressed protein 2-like isoform X3, producing MTSRHPSHAESTYSTNKQPPALASKLHVHRSDSNETLTIHFSALGKEEEEEEEELYTTSASSTSTTQDELNIVTGVEASEEMFEAQQSEPLVDVAPTSHSIRPSPLSTSHTTSLTNLAEQKGTSSNSSPTKSLSFPSADKSLLSLVKSFSSDIESKDGVSSIPASSTRHRHLMKSLVKSLSSDTSQDSSTYRLSESRLNLQLFKQFTQSRMQNATTSAASDSKTVPSSPLVSPDNRSFFKVSEVEARIEDTKRRFSEAIYEPLQLLSKMMDEKTSSSVSRPKALPASASGLCNLNSVNDQLESNNNDCIKEEEGSVLEGEIPNSGTSDPASVAPFEVKSPNKSSSFPISLDKCSMSALAKQEDEDFCILYSEDFESCTTDTDADVGTGTGRQPQEPLSGTTEPCSENESEDTEPSPSVPHYTLFILTLLVYGCFTLPLPDHVRGMLLGVALGFFVALGVVWLTGPKLERPFRYSAKYGKSWNLTQLDIKEPEIFKGWMNEITNYDPETYHATLTHSVFVRLEGSIIRLSKPNHNIARRAIHNEPKPDVTYISQKIYDLTNSKVHLVPESLARKRIWNKKYPICIELGKQDDFISKVEGDPSENREGTGGTQEPTRPMSSSRDLTLYLFGRTGREKEEWFQRFMSASMLKVDLKKVASPASSKSALSSHSRSSSRSSMDDVLASQPKTKDSPTVGSAKTHLLDYNVYMASLLTKPVALGSSTPSAELICPQSSPGAEKKLQSPTATQEQLKEEAEDPVAWVNAAVGRLFWDFLREPYWAEVVSKKIQMKLSKIRLPYFMNELTLTELDMGVATPRILGASNPLIDYKGLWFDLDISYSGSFLMTLETKMNLIRLGKEGESLRFGEDGSRPRTYCLADSDEESSSAGSSDEEDATEQSNEVPGAEGYTFVGGHKPSKIMRFVDKITKSKYFQKATETEFIKKKMEEVSNTPLLLTVELQKLQGTLAVNIPPPPSDRIWYGFRKPPHLELKARPKLGEREVTLAHVTDWIEKKLEQELQKIFVMPNMDDVWLTIMHSAMDQRTAAGPSAWSAVDQEPSHPERDSTS from the exons ATGACTAGCCGGCACCCTAGCCATGCAGAAAGCACTTACTCCACAAACAAACAACCACCCGCTTTGGCCTCTAAGCTCCATGTCCATCGATCTGACTCAAATGAGACCCTTACAATCCACTTCTCAGCTCTtgggaaggaggaagaggaggaggaggaagagctgtATACAACATCGGCCTCTTCCACATCTACCACTCAGgatgaattaaatattgtgaCAGGAGTTGAGGCTAGTGAGGAGATGTTTGAAGCACAGCAATCAGAGCCTTTAGTTGATGTGGCTCCCACATCCCACTCTATCAGACCTTCACCACTTTCCACTTCTCACACAACTTCATTGACGAATCTCGCTGAGCAAAAAGGCACAAGTTCGAATTCGTCGCCCACTAAATCTTTGAGCTTTCCCTCAGCTGATAAGTCTTTACTAAGTTTAGTGAAATCTTTTTCCTCTGACATTGAGTCTAAAGATGGAGTTTCTTCTATTCCAGCCTCCTCAACAAGGCACAGGCATCTCATGAAATCTCTGGTTAAATCTTTATCATCGGACACATCTCAGGACTCGTCAACCTATCGCCTTTCAGAGTCCCGCCTTAATCTGCAACTCTTCAAACAATTCACTCAGTCCAGGATGCAGAATGCCACGACATCAGCAGCTAGTGATTCAAAAACAGTCCCTTCTTCACCACTAGTTTCACCAGACAATCGCAGCTTCTTTAAAGTTTCAGAGGTTGAAGCACGAATTGAAGACACTAAGCGTCGTTTCTCCGAGGCCATTTATGAACCACTTCAACTTCTGAGCAAGATGATGGATGAGAAGACCAGCAGCAGCGTTAGTCGACCTAAGGCTCTACCTGCCAGTGCATCCGGACTCTGCAACCTGAATTCTGTCAATGACCAACTTGAGAGCAACAATAATGACTGCATCAAAGAGGAAGAAGGCAGTGTATTGGAGGGGGAAATTCCAAACAGTGGAACCTCTGATCCAGCCTCTGTTGCACCTTTTGAAGTTAAGAGCCCTAACAAATCATCCTCATTCCCGATATCTTTGGACAAGTGTTCCATGTCTGCTCTTGCGAAACAAGAGGATGAAGACTTTTGTATTTTGTACAGCGAGGACTTTGAATCTTGTACTACTGACACTGATGCTGATGTTGGTACTGGAACTGGTAGGCAGCCTCAAGAGCCATTAAGCGGTACTACTGAACCTTGCAGCGAGAATGAATCTGAAGATACTGAGCCCTCCCCTAGTGTTCCTCACTATACCCTTTTCATCCTTACTCTTCTGGTCTATGGGTGTTTTACATTGCCTTTGCCAGACCATGTCAGAGGGATGCTGCTTGGAGTGGCTTTAGGATTCTTTGTAGCCTTAGGAGTTGTGTGGCTGACTGGACCAAAACTTGAGAGACCGTTCAGATATTCTGCAAAATATGGGAAATCTTGGAATCTTACACAATTAGATATTAAAGAACCAGAAATCTTCAAG ggCTGGATGAATGAAATTACAAACTACGACCCAGAAACCTACCATGCCACATTAACACACTCTGTGTTTGTCCGCTTGGAGGGCTCCATCATCCGTCTGTCCAAACCAAACCACAATATTGCTCGACGTGCCATACACAATGAACCAAAACCAGATGTGACCTACATCAGTCAGAAGATCTATGATCTAACAAACAGCAAA GTCCATCTCGTGCCTGAGAGCCTAGCCAGGAAACGCATATGGAACAAAAAATATCCCATCTGCATTGAACTTGGCAAACAGGATGATTTCATATCTAAAGTGGAAGGTGACCCCAGTGAGAACAGAGAAGGGACAGGAGGAACGCAAGAGCCGACCCGGCCAATGTCTTCCAGTCGAGATCTGACTCTGTATCTGTTTGGAAGGACTGGGAGGGAGAAGGAGGAGTGGTTCCAGAGATTTATGTCAGCTTCTATGCTTAAGGTGGATTTGAAGAAAGTTGCAAGTCCTGCAAGCTCCAAAAGTG CTCTGAGCTCTCACAGTCGTAGTAGTAGTCGCAGCAGTATGGATGATGTCTTGGCATCACAGCCCAAGACAAAAGATTCCCCAACAGTAGGCAGTGCCAAAACCCACTTGTTGGACTACAATGTCTACATGGCTTCATTATTGACAAAACCAGTTGCACTCGGATCCTCAACTCCCAGCGCTGAACTCATCTGTCCCCAGAGCAGCCCTGGAGCTGAAAAGAAG CTTCAAAGCCCCACCGCAACGCAGGAACAGCtcaaggaggaggcggaggatccCGTTGCCTGGGTGAATGCAGCTGTTGGTCGACTCTTCTGGGATTTTTTGCGGGAGCCTTACTGGGCTGAAGTTGTCTCCAAGAAGATTCAAATGAAACTCAGCAAGATACGG tTGCCATACTTCATGAATGAGCTAACCCTGACAGAACTAGACATGGGTGTGGCTACACCGAGGATCCTTGGAGCATCCAATCCTTTAATTGACTACAAAG GTCTGTGGTTTGACTTGGACATTTCCTACAGTGGGTCCTTCCTGATGACCCTTGAGACTAAGATGAACCTGATTCGCCTGGGCAAGGAAGGAGAAAGCCTCCGTTTCGGGGAAGATGG GTCCAGACCCCGAACATACTGCCTGGCTGACAGTGACGAAGAGTCTTCCAGTGCAGGCTCGTCAGATGAAGAAGATGCCACTGAGCAATCAAATGAAGTTCCTGGAGCGGAAGG CTATACTTTTGTTGGAGGCCACAAACCCAGCAAAATCATGCGCTTTGTTGACAAGATCACAAAGTCCAAATACTTCCAGAAAGCCACGGAGACAGAGTTCATCAAAAAGAAGATGGAAGAGGTATCCAACACGCCTCTCCTCTTAACAGTGGAGTTGCAGAAACTCCAAGGAACTCTTGCTGTCAACATACCTCCCCCGCCCAGTGACAGGATTTG gtaTGGCTTTAGAAAGCCACCCCACTTGGAACTGAAGGCACGACCAAAACTGGGAGAAAGAGAAGTCACTCTGGCTCATGTTACTGATTGGATTGAGAAAAAACTGGAACAGGAGCTGCAG AAAATTTTTGTAATGCCAAACATGGATGATGTGTGGCTGACTATCATGCACTCAGCTATGGACCAACGAACTGCTGCTGGCCCTTCGGCTTGGTCTGCAGTGGACCAAGAGCCGTCTCACCCGGAGAGGGACAGCACCAGCTAG
- the LOC133151225 gene encoding testis-expressed protein 2-like isoform X1: protein MTFARIVSSRRHLKPDYPKLPLLRVGTRKSPEYHEHLKLDSALGRCTSPAGLNGTENTRLSGSTAMTSRHPSHAESTYSTNKQPPALASKLHVHRSDSNETLTIHFSALGKEEEEEEEELYTTSASSTSTTQDELNIVTGVEASEEMFEAQQSEPLVDVAPTSHSIRPSPLSTSHTTSLTNLAEQKGTSSNSSPTKSLSFPSADKSLLSLVKSFSSDIESKDGVSSIPASSTRHRHLMKSLVKSLSSDTSQDSSTYRLSESRLNLQLFKQFTQSRMQNATTSAASDSKTVPSSPLVSPDNRSFFKVSEVEARIEDTKRRFSEAIYEPLQLLSKMMDEKTSSSVSRPKALPASASGLCNLNSVNDQLESNNNDCIKEEEGSVLEGEIPNSGTSDPASVAPFEVKSPNKSSSFPISLDKCSMSALAKQEDEDFCILYSEDFESCTTDTDADVGTGTGRQPQEPLSGTTEPCSENESEDTEPSPSVPHYTLFILTLLVYGCFTLPLPDHVRGMLLGVALGFFVALGVVWLTGPKLERPFRYSAKYGKSWNLTQLDIKEPEIFKGWMNEITNYDPETYHATLTHSVFVRLEGSIIRLSKPNHNIARRAIHNEPKPDVTYISQKIYDLTNSKVHLVPESLARKRIWNKKYPICIELGKQDDFISKVEGDPSENREGTGGTQEPTRPMSSSRDLTLYLFGRTGREKEEWFQRFMSASMLKVDLKKVASPASSKSALSSHSRSSSRSSMDDVLASQPKTKDSPTVGSAKTHLLDYNVYMASLLTKPVALGSSTPSAELICPQSSPGAEKKLQSPTATQEQLKEEAEDPVAWVNAAVGRLFWDFLREPYWAEVVSKKIQMKLSKIRLPYFMNELTLTELDMGVATPRILGASNPLIDYKGLWFDLDISYSGSFLMTLETKMNLIRLGKEGESLRFGEDGSRPRTYCLADSDEESSSAGSSDEEDATEQSNEVPGAEGYTFVGGHKPSKIMRFVDKITKSKYFQKATETEFIKKKMEEVSNTPLLLTVELQKLQGTLAVNIPPPPSDRIWYGFRKPPHLELKARPKLGEREVTLAHVTDWIEKKLEQELQKIFVMPNMDDVWLTIMHSAMDQRTAAGPSAWSAVDQEPSHPERDSTS from the exons ATGACATTTGCACGAATTGTG AGTTCAAGAAGACATTTGAAGCCGGATTATCCAAAATTACCACTCCTTCGAGTTGGAACACGG AAGTCGCCTGAATATCATGAACATTTGAAACTTGACTCTGCGCTGGGCAGATGTACGTCCCCTGCTGGATTGAATGGCACTGAGAATACAAG ATTAAGTGGGAGTACTGCGATGACTAGCCGGCACCCTAGCCATGCAGAAAGCACTTACTCCACAAACAAACAACCACCCGCTTTGGCCTCTAAGCTCCATGTCCATCGATCTGACTCAAATGAGACCCTTACAATCCACTTCTCAGCTCTtgggaaggaggaagaggaggaggaggaagagctgtATACAACATCGGCCTCTTCCACATCTACCACTCAGgatgaattaaatattgtgaCAGGAGTTGAGGCTAGTGAGGAGATGTTTGAAGCACAGCAATCAGAGCCTTTAGTTGATGTGGCTCCCACATCCCACTCTATCAGACCTTCACCACTTTCCACTTCTCACACAACTTCATTGACGAATCTCGCTGAGCAAAAAGGCACAAGTTCGAATTCGTCGCCCACTAAATCTTTGAGCTTTCCCTCAGCTGATAAGTCTTTACTAAGTTTAGTGAAATCTTTTTCCTCTGACATTGAGTCTAAAGATGGAGTTTCTTCTATTCCAGCCTCCTCAACAAGGCACAGGCATCTCATGAAATCTCTGGTTAAATCTTTATCATCGGACACATCTCAGGACTCGTCAACCTATCGCCTTTCAGAGTCCCGCCTTAATCTGCAACTCTTCAAACAATTCACTCAGTCCAGGATGCAGAATGCCACGACATCAGCAGCTAGTGATTCAAAAACAGTCCCTTCTTCACCACTAGTTTCACCAGACAATCGCAGCTTCTTTAAAGTTTCAGAGGTTGAAGCACGAATTGAAGACACTAAGCGTCGTTTCTCCGAGGCCATTTATGAACCACTTCAACTTCTGAGCAAGATGATGGATGAGAAGACCAGCAGCAGCGTTAGTCGACCTAAGGCTCTACCTGCCAGTGCATCCGGACTCTGCAACCTGAATTCTGTCAATGACCAACTTGAGAGCAACAATAATGACTGCATCAAAGAGGAAGAAGGCAGTGTATTGGAGGGGGAAATTCCAAACAGTGGAACCTCTGATCCAGCCTCTGTTGCACCTTTTGAAGTTAAGAGCCCTAACAAATCATCCTCATTCCCGATATCTTTGGACAAGTGTTCCATGTCTGCTCTTGCGAAACAAGAGGATGAAGACTTTTGTATTTTGTACAGCGAGGACTTTGAATCTTGTACTACTGACACTGATGCTGATGTTGGTACTGGAACTGGTAGGCAGCCTCAAGAGCCATTAAGCGGTACTACTGAACCTTGCAGCGAGAATGAATCTGAAGATACTGAGCCCTCCCCTAGTGTTCCTCACTATACCCTTTTCATCCTTACTCTTCTGGTCTATGGGTGTTTTACATTGCCTTTGCCAGACCATGTCAGAGGGATGCTGCTTGGAGTGGCTTTAGGATTCTTTGTAGCCTTAGGAGTTGTGTGGCTGACTGGACCAAAACTTGAGAGACCGTTCAGATATTCTGCAAAATATGGGAAATCTTGGAATCTTACACAATTAGATATTAAAGAACCAGAAATCTTCAAG ggCTGGATGAATGAAATTACAAACTACGACCCAGAAACCTACCATGCCACATTAACACACTCTGTGTTTGTCCGCTTGGAGGGCTCCATCATCCGTCTGTCCAAACCAAACCACAATATTGCTCGACGTGCCATACACAATGAACCAAAACCAGATGTGACCTACATCAGTCAGAAGATCTATGATCTAACAAACAGCAAA GTCCATCTCGTGCCTGAGAGCCTAGCCAGGAAACGCATATGGAACAAAAAATATCCCATCTGCATTGAACTTGGCAAACAGGATGATTTCATATCTAAAGTGGAAGGTGACCCCAGTGAGAACAGAGAAGGGACAGGAGGAACGCAAGAGCCGACCCGGCCAATGTCTTCCAGTCGAGATCTGACTCTGTATCTGTTTGGAAGGACTGGGAGGGAGAAGGAGGAGTGGTTCCAGAGATTTATGTCAGCTTCTATGCTTAAGGTGGATTTGAAGAAAGTTGCAAGTCCTGCAAGCTCCAAAAGTG CTCTGAGCTCTCACAGTCGTAGTAGTAGTCGCAGCAGTATGGATGATGTCTTGGCATCACAGCCCAAGACAAAAGATTCCCCAACAGTAGGCAGTGCCAAAACCCACTTGTTGGACTACAATGTCTACATGGCTTCATTATTGACAAAACCAGTTGCACTCGGATCCTCAACTCCCAGCGCTGAACTCATCTGTCCCCAGAGCAGCCCTGGAGCTGAAAAGAAG CTTCAAAGCCCCACCGCAACGCAGGAACAGCtcaaggaggaggcggaggatccCGTTGCCTGGGTGAATGCAGCTGTTGGTCGACTCTTCTGGGATTTTTTGCGGGAGCCTTACTGGGCTGAAGTTGTCTCCAAGAAGATTCAAATGAAACTCAGCAAGATACGG tTGCCATACTTCATGAATGAGCTAACCCTGACAGAACTAGACATGGGTGTGGCTACACCGAGGATCCTTGGAGCATCCAATCCTTTAATTGACTACAAAG GTCTGTGGTTTGACTTGGACATTTCCTACAGTGGGTCCTTCCTGATGACCCTTGAGACTAAGATGAACCTGATTCGCCTGGGCAAGGAAGGAGAAAGCCTCCGTTTCGGGGAAGATGG GTCCAGACCCCGAACATACTGCCTGGCTGACAGTGACGAAGAGTCTTCCAGTGCAGGCTCGTCAGATGAAGAAGATGCCACTGAGCAATCAAATGAAGTTCCTGGAGCGGAAGG CTATACTTTTGTTGGAGGCCACAAACCCAGCAAAATCATGCGCTTTGTTGACAAGATCACAAAGTCCAAATACTTCCAGAAAGCCACGGAGACAGAGTTCATCAAAAAGAAGATGGAAGAGGTATCCAACACGCCTCTCCTCTTAACAGTGGAGTTGCAGAAACTCCAAGGAACTCTTGCTGTCAACATACCTCCCCCGCCCAGTGACAGGATTTG gtaTGGCTTTAGAAAGCCACCCCACTTGGAACTGAAGGCACGACCAAAACTGGGAGAAAGAGAAGTCACTCTGGCTCATGTTACTGATTGGATTGAGAAAAAACTGGAACAGGAGCTGCAG AAAATTTTTGTAATGCCAAACATGGATGATGTGTGGCTGACTATCATGCACTCAGCTATGGACCAACGAACTGCTGCTGGCCCTTCGGCTTGGTCTGCAGTGGACCAAGAGCCGTCTCACCCGGAGAGGGACAGCACCAGCTAG
- the LOC133151554 gene encoding myeloid-associated differentiation marker homolog yields the protein MMYVVGERAGVKSWEVLSSCTTFSLVSALESSELTKNQLHLQHLPTIKTFCIFTWCFFFTLTLLIHILSTIQFHSLLPVSWKNLTVTVAVLGSLMCLSAFIVFPWLIMEHQTAWPRPVAAVITSGLTFLAYILETYFLCSQVQEQRGFLGSLPGLFKIVELWGGFQMIPLFVEADYGPNRWQRWMSGTSYGVCILMSLVTLVIILSEFAGKCHVPFDRLMVVFTIIGMLLYMVATVICFGKIPHLKNSANKSSELVIMEIVVACITLVCYTVDLTFSIKTLCDRLHT from the exons ATGATGTACGTTGTTGGTGAAAGGGCTGGTGTAAA GTCATGGGAGGTGTTATCCAGTTGCACTACCTTCAGTCTGGTGAGTGCACTGGAGTCATCAGAGCTAACCAAGAATCAGCTGCATCTTCAACACCTCCCCACCATCAAGACCTTCTGCATATTTACCTGGTGCTTCTTCTTCACACTTACCCTGCTGATCCACATTCTCAGCACCATCCAGTTTCACAGCCTCCTTCCAGTGTCCTGGAAAAACCTGACTGTGACTGTGGCAGTTTTGGGATCGCTGATGTGTCTCAGTGCCTTTATAGTTTTTCCATGGCTCATTATGGAGCACCAAACGGCCTGGCCACGTCCTGTGGCAGCCGTCATAACATCAGGCCTCACTTTTCTCGCCTACATCTTGGAAACCTACTTTCTATGCTCCCAGGTCCAGGAACAAAGAGGTTTCTTGGGCAGTCTACCTGGTCTTTTCAAGATTGTGGAACTGTGGGGTGGTTTTCAGATGATTCCTTTGTTTGTGGAAGCAGATTATGGCCCAAATCGCTGGCAGCGGTGGATGTCTGGAACGTCATATGGTGTCTGTATCCTCATGTCTCTTGTCACCCTGGTAATAATATTGAGTGAATTTGCAGGAAAATGTCATGTTCCTTTTGACAGATTAATGGTTGTTTTCACGATAATTGGAATGCTGCTATACATGGTAGCTACAGTGATTTGTTTTGGCAAGATACCACACCTAAAAAACAGTGCCAACAAAAGTTCAGAGTTAGTTATAATGGAGATAGTTGTTGCTTGTATCACACTGGTATGTTATACCGTGGACCTTACATTCTCTATTAAAACTTTGTGTGACAGGCTTCACACATGA